In the genome of Mycobacterium kansasii ATCC 12478, one region contains:
- a CDS encoding alpha/beta hydrolase, whose amino-acid sequence MRRGSAGKTLSGRHYGPVADLTRRAVLRMGAGASAGAAGVWALSALLDPLKPQAAPPQAPAPFEPPAAGTSLPTKLSGSFISAARGGIQTNWVIALPPGQTRLLRPVIALHGKDGNAGMMLDLGVEEGLAQLVKAGKPPFAVVGVDGGNTYWHRRASGIDSGAMVLDELLPLLASMGMDTTRVGFLGWSMGGYGALLLGARLGPARTAGICAISPALYTSFTGSAPGAFDSYDDWVAHSVMGLPALNQIPLRVDCGIGDRFYFATRQFVSQLKTAPAGSFSAGGHDTDYWRGQLPGELAWMAS is encoded by the coding sequence ATGCGGCGTGGCTCGGCGGGAAAAACCCTGTCGGGGCGGCATTATGGCCCCGTGGCTGACCTGACCCGTCGCGCGGTGCTGCGGATGGGCGCCGGAGCCAGCGCAGGAGCCGCTGGTGTGTGGGCTCTGAGCGCCCTGCTGGATCCGCTCAAACCCCAGGCGGCTCCACCGCAGGCGCCCGCCCCGTTCGAGCCCCCGGCAGCCGGCACCAGCTTGCCGACCAAGCTGTCCGGCTCGTTCATCTCGGCAGCCCGCGGCGGGATCCAGACGAACTGGGTGATCGCCCTGCCGCCGGGCCAGACCAGGTTATTGCGGCCGGTCATCGCCCTGCACGGTAAGGACGGCAACGCCGGCATGATGCTCGACCTCGGCGTCGAGGAGGGGTTGGCCCAGCTGGTCAAGGCGGGCAAGCCACCGTTCGCGGTGGTCGGTGTCGACGGCGGCAACACCTACTGGCACCGCAGGGCATCCGGCATCGACTCCGGCGCGATGGTGCTCGACGAGCTGCTGCCGCTGCTGGCCTCGATGGGGATGGACACCACCCGGGTGGGATTCCTGGGATGGTCCATGGGTGGATACGGCGCGCTGCTGCTGGGTGCTCGGCTGGGCCCGGCGCGGACGGCCGGAATCTGCGCGATCAGCCCGGCCTTGTACACCTCGTTCACCGGCAGCGCACCGGGCGCGTTCGACAGCTACGACGACTGGGTGGCCCACAGCGTCATGGGTCTGCCGGCGCTGAACCAGATTCCGTTGCGGGTGGACTGCGGCATCGGCGATCGGTTCTACTTCGCCACGCGTCAGTTCGTCAGCCAACTGAAAACGGCCCCGGCGGGCAGCTTCTCCGCCGGCGGGCACGACACGGACTATTGGCGTGGACAACTGCCCGGCGAGCTGGCCTGGATGGCGTCCTGA
- a CDS encoding LLM class flavin-dependent oxidoreductase, with protein MSLAFHWFLPTYGDSRNLVAGGHGTAMRGDRPATLKYLHQICAAAETNGFEAVLTPTGLWCEDAWLTTAMLVERTETLKFLVALRPGLTSPTLAAQMAGTFQRQSGGRLLLNVVTGGEPHEQRAYGDFLDKQSRYARTGEFLHAVRQLWTSSEPVTFTGDHIRVEGAALNNRPDPVPAVFFGGSSGSAGPVAAKYSDVYLTWGEPLGAVGDKLDWIGGLAAEHGRTLQYGLRIHVISRDTSAQAWAEADRLLDGIDPADVARMQANLARSESEGQRRMVELRGGNNDRLVIAPNLWAGVGLVRGGAGTALVGSHDEVADRLAEYAQLGITHFILSGYPHLEEAYWFGEGVLPLLERRGLWARPNGQSPPAPAPLAVVSAH; from the coding sequence ATGAGCCTGGCTTTTCATTGGTTTCTGCCGACGTACGGCGATTCACGCAATCTGGTTGCGGGTGGGCACGGTACCGCGATGCGTGGCGACCGGCCCGCGACGCTGAAGTACCTGCACCAGATCTGCGCGGCCGCCGAAACCAACGGTTTCGAGGCGGTGCTCACCCCGACCGGGTTGTGGTGCGAGGACGCCTGGCTCACCACCGCGATGCTGGTCGAGCGCACCGAGACGCTGAAGTTTCTGGTCGCCCTGCGTCCCGGCCTGACCAGTCCCACCCTGGCCGCCCAGATGGCCGGCACCTTCCAACGCCAGTCCGGTGGCCGGCTGCTGCTCAACGTCGTCACCGGCGGTGAACCGCACGAGCAGCGCGCCTACGGGGACTTCTTGGACAAACAGTCGCGGTATGCCCGCACCGGCGAGTTCCTGCACGCGGTGCGGCAACTGTGGACGTCGAGTGAGCCGGTGACCTTCACCGGCGACCACATCCGCGTGGAAGGCGCGGCGCTGAACAACCGGCCCGACCCGGTTCCCGCGGTGTTCTTCGGCGGATCGTCCGGCTCGGCCGGGCCGGTCGCGGCGAAGTATTCCGACGTCTACCTCACCTGGGGCGAGCCGCTCGGCGCGGTTGGCGACAAACTGGACTGGATTGGCGGGCTGGCGGCCGAGCACGGCCGAACTCTGCAGTACGGCTTACGGATTCACGTGATCAGCCGGGACACCTCCGCGCAGGCCTGGGCGGAGGCCGATCGGCTGCTCGACGGTATCGACCCGGCAGATGTCGCCAGGATGCAGGCCAATCTGGCGCGCAGCGAGTCGGAGGGACAGCGCCGCATGGTCGAGCTGCGCGGCGGCAACAACGACCGACTGGTGATCGCGCCCAACCTGTGGGCCGGGGTCGGCCTGGTGCGCGGCGGGGCGGGCACCGCGCTGGTCGGGTCGCACGACGAGGTCGCCGACAGGCTGGCCGAGTATGCGCAGTTGGGCATCACCCACTTCATCCTGTCGGGATATCCGCACCTGGAAGAGGCCTACTGGTTTGGTGAAGGCGTGCTGCCGCTGCTCGAGCGCAGGGGTCTGTGGGCGCGGCCCAACGGTCAGTCGCCACCGGCCCCGGCGCCGTTGGCGGTTGTCTCGGCGCATTAG
- a CDS encoding universal stress protein translates to MPVDAIVGYDGSPGASVAIAAGALLFPGAHGWITYLWVPPFASEKVRRRLRPMARDANELAEMVEREGECEAERIVGMGVTLARAAGWHAEPLLKRTWGPEGLRIAQAVDDVQADLVVVGARGLGGTQAVLGSVSDMVLHYCPKPVVVVPHPMLSAEYEALADGPILVGWDGSSGAATALATAKRLCPQRDVLLISVGDGPAPAPPVDSSGAAAADVLRLTVNRGHGFRARAVSEALVAAADDRDAALVVVGSRGRSGARDIVLGSVAVGTVHHSHRPVMVVPGGWEVASGS, encoded by the coding sequence GTGCCGGTGGATGCGATTGTGGGATACGACGGTTCGCCGGGGGCAAGTGTCGCGATAGCTGCCGGTGCATTGTTGTTTCCCGGGGCGCACGGGTGGATTACCTATCTGTGGGTTCCGCCGTTCGCGAGTGAAAAGGTTCGCCGGCGGCTGCGCCCCATGGCTCGCGACGCGAACGAGTTGGCTGAGATGGTCGAGCGCGAGGGTGAGTGCGAGGCCGAGCGAATAGTCGGGATGGGTGTGACGCTGGCTCGCGCCGCCGGGTGGCATGCCGAGCCGCTGCTGAAGCGCACGTGGGGTCCGGAGGGGCTGCGAATCGCGCAAGCGGTCGACGATGTGCAGGCGGACCTGGTGGTTGTCGGGGCTCGCGGGCTCGGAGGGACCCAGGCGGTGCTGGGCAGCGTATCCGACATGGTGCTGCATTACTGCCCGAAGCCGGTGGTCGTGGTGCCGCATCCGATGCTGTCGGCCGAGTACGAAGCGCTCGCCGACGGGCCGATCCTCGTCGGCTGGGACGGCTCCAGCGGTGCCGCTACGGCGTTGGCGACGGCCAAGCGGCTGTGCCCGCAACGAGATGTGTTGCTGATATCTGTCGGCGACGGCCCGGCGCCCGCCCCGCCGGTCGATTCCTCGGGAGCGGCAGCCGCAGACGTTCTCCGGTTGACCGTCAACCGCGGTCACGGTTTCCGCGCTCGTGCCGTCTCGGAAGCACTGGTGGCGGCCGCCGACGACCGCGATGCGGCTCTGGTGGTGGTCGGCTCCCGGGGACGTTCCGGCGCGCGGGATATCGTGCTGGGCAGCGTAGCCGTGGGAACCGTGCACCACTCCCATCGACCGGTGATGGTCGTCCCGGGCGGGTGGGAGGTCGCCTCCGGATCATGA
- a CDS encoding class I SAM-dependent methyltransferase codes for MTTEANVAGFEPLYGDPELNDGLIPWDIGGPQPVVEQLVAFGGIRGEVLDPGTGPGYHAIHYASQGFSVTGVDGSPSAIERARRNADRAGVTVDFRVADATRLDGFEGRFDTVVDSAFYHVFLGDEATQTRYTQALHRATRPGARLYMFEFSPHNVNGIQWAGIPADNFDRVLGAGGWRVDYLGATTYQARFLPRTFDAMTKVVSERQDEMLERMRPLVQQLNVLQPLLQDHRVHIPVWAVVATRLD; via the coding sequence ATGACAACCGAGGCCAACGTTGCCGGTTTCGAGCCGTTGTACGGCGACCCGGAACTGAACGACGGATTGATCCCGTGGGACATCGGCGGCCCGCAGCCGGTCGTCGAGCAACTGGTCGCCTTTGGTGGCATCCGCGGCGAGGTCCTCGACCCGGGCACGGGTCCCGGTTACCACGCGATTCACTATGCGTCGCAAGGGTTTTCGGTGACCGGTGTCGACGGGTCGCCCTCGGCCATCGAGCGGGCCAGGCGCAATGCGGATCGCGCCGGCGTCACAGTCGACTTCCGGGTGGCCGATGCCACCCGCCTGGACGGCTTCGAGGGGCGGTTCGACACCGTGGTGGACAGCGCGTTCTATCACGTCTTCCTCGGCGACGAAGCAACCCAGACGCGCTACACGCAGGCGCTGCACCGGGCCACCAGGCCCGGGGCGCGGTTATACATGTTCGAGTTCAGCCCGCACAACGTCAACGGCATCCAGTGGGCCGGCATACCGGCGGACAACTTCGACCGGGTGCTCGGTGCAGGCGGGTGGCGGGTGGATTACCTGGGCGCCACCACCTACCAGGCGCGCTTCCTCCCGCGGACTTTCGACGCGATGACCAAAGTGGTCTCGGAGAGGCAGGACGAGATGCTCGAGCGCATGCGACCGCTCGTGCAGCAGCTGAACGTGCTGCAGCCGCTGCTGCAGGACCACCGGGTACACATCCCGGTGTGGGCCGTGGTGGCCACCCGCCTGGACTGA